The following are encoded in a window of Ensifer adhaerens genomic DNA:
- a CDS encoding TetR/AcrR family transcriptional regulator, with amino-acid sequence MARKKEFDKDKAVGAAIDVFREHGFEGTSTEMLVRAMKIGRQSLYDTFGDKWALYRLAVERYAFEETEAHVTMLRSQRRAVDGIAAMIERVVERADCACLGVNSICEFGQSRPELNALHHAADNRLRKAAVECIKQAQTENDVEKSLSAEAVASFLITSIAGIRIAARGGSPRSELESLGELAIRAIR; translated from the coding sequence ATGGCGCGAAAAAAGGAATTCGACAAAGACAAGGCGGTGGGTGCCGCAATCGACGTGTTTCGCGAACACGGCTTCGAGGGCACATCGACTGAGATGCTGGTGCGCGCGATGAAGATCGGACGACAAAGCCTCTACGACACCTTTGGAGACAAATGGGCGCTCTACCGATTAGCAGTGGAACGTTATGCATTCGAAGAAACTGAAGCCCACGTGACGATGTTGCGCAGCCAGCGACGGGCCGTCGACGGGATCGCCGCAATGATAGAACGAGTGGTGGAGCGCGCCGATTGCGCCTGCCTCGGCGTCAATTCGATTTGTGAATTTGGCCAGAGCCGGCCGGAACTTAACGCGCTCCATCATGCTGCCGACAATCGCTTGAGGAAAGCGGCAGTGGAATGCATCAAGCAAGCCCAAACCGAAAACGATGTCGAAAAATCGCTGTCGGCAGAGGCTGTTGCCTCTTTCCTCATTACCAGCATCGCTGGCATTCGTATCGCGGCCCGTGGAGGTAGCCCTCGCTCGGAATTGGAATCCCTCGGAGAACTGGCAATCCGTGCAATCCGGTAG
- a CDS encoding cytochrome c oxidase assembly protein, which produces MRVLWLANGCLLLAVIWLGPLLSAWRGSVTAHMLAHMGVVAVAAPLIAIGVAPRLASCRRPVLTGLPIVASLVELLVVWGWHAPAARRLAESSLWGTALEQACFLAAGLFLWSTCLAAGSTNRSSSNAAGTFGLLLTSVHMTLLGALLALSPRTLYQFGDVTCFGTTLTAAQDQQLGAVVMLMVGAAAYLAGGVALLSGLLAEPNRRVA; this is translated from the coding sequence ATGAGGGTGCTCTGGCTTGCGAATGGTTGCCTCCTTTTGGCCGTTATCTGGCTTGGCCCGCTTTTGAGTGCGTGGCGCGGCTCGGTTACCGCCCACATGCTCGCGCACATGGGGGTCGTAGCAGTCGCAGCACCTCTGATCGCTATAGGTGTTGCTCCCCGTCTCGCCAGCTGTCGCCGGCCCGTGCTCACCGGGTTGCCGATCGTCGCCTCGCTCGTCGAACTCCTGGTGGTCTGGGGTTGGCATGCACCGGCTGCACGTCGGTTGGCGGAGAGTTCGCTTTGGGGCACCGCCCTTGAGCAGGCCTGCTTTCTAGCCGCCGGGTTGTTCCTATGGTCCACGTGTCTTGCGGCCGGGAGCACGAACAGGTCTTCAAGCAATGCGGCAGGCACCTTCGGTTTGCTGCTGACGAGCGTTCATATGACGCTCCTCGGCGCCCTCTTGGCGCTCAGCCCACGCACGCTCTATCAATTTGGCGATGTCACCTGTTTCGGCACGACCTTGACGGCGGCTCAGGATCAGCAACTCGGCGCCGTTGTCATGCTGATGGTTGGCGCCGCAGCCTATCTCGCAGGTGGGGTCGCCTTGCTTTCCGGTCTGCTTGCAGAGCCAAACCGGAGGGTCGCCTGA
- a CDS encoding quinone oxidoreductase family protein codes for MKAVVMNGVGDSDVMEFVERPEPVATPGHVIVEVRVAGVNFMDIGVRQGMAWTETPNPKVLGVEGAGRVLSVGDGVTDLAVGDHVAWVYAPGSYSERLSIPATSLVKVPDFIDDRTAASIMMQGLTASHFATDFYAVQPGDIALVHAAAGGVGLLLTQIIKLRGGRVIGRVSSKDKVAIAQNAGAEHVIVDTEGEFVNEVLHFTGGRGVDVVYDGSGPKTFKASLEVLRRSGTLCWYGPVLGGPGPLDIMSLPKSVKIGYGVFFDHIHSPELFRERDGRLFDWIADGSLKVTAGGSYPLKDAAQAHKDMASRKTTGKLLLIPGGS; via the coding sequence ATGAAAGCTGTGGTCATGAACGGCGTGGGCGATAGCGACGTTATGGAATTCGTCGAGCGCCCAGAGCCTGTGGCAACGCCCGGACACGTTATCGTTGAGGTCCGCGTGGCAGGTGTGAATTTCATGGATATCGGCGTTCGGCAGGGCATGGCGTGGACGGAAACCCCGAACCCGAAAGTGCTTGGCGTCGAGGGCGCCGGCCGCGTGCTCAGTGTTGGCGACGGCGTTACGGATCTTGCCGTGGGCGATCACGTCGCCTGGGTCTATGCCCCCGGAAGCTACTCCGAGCGGCTGTCGATCCCGGCAACGTCGCTCGTCAAGGTCCCCGACTTCATTGATGACCGAACGGCCGCATCAATCATGATGCAGGGCCTGACCGCCAGCCACTTTGCCACCGATTTCTATGCCGTCCAACCTGGGGACATCGCGCTCGTTCATGCTGCAGCGGGCGGCGTAGGACTGCTCCTGACGCAGATCATAAAGCTCCGAGGCGGGCGCGTCATCGGGCGCGTGTCATCGAAAGACAAGGTCGCCATCGCGCAAAATGCCGGCGCCGAGCACGTGATCGTCGATACAGAAGGAGAGTTTGTCAACGAGGTGCTCCACTTCACCGGTGGTCGGGGAGTGGACGTGGTCTATGATGGCTCCGGTCCCAAGACATTCAAAGCGTCTCTCGAAGTACTGCGGCGGTCAGGAACGCTCTGTTGGTATGGCCCGGTGCTGGGTGGGCCGGGCCCGCTCGACATCATGAGCCTGCCGAAAAGCGTCAAGATCGGCTATGGCGTCTTCTTCGACCATATCCACTCACCCGAACTCTTTCGCGAGCGCGACGGCCGGCTTTTCGATTGGATCGCGGACGGGTCGTTGAAGGTCACTGCAGGGGGAAGCTACCCTCTCAAGGATGCCGCCCAGGCACATAAGGACATGGCCAGCCGCAAGACAACTGGCAAGCTGCTCCTGATTCCAGGAGGGTCGTGA
- a CDS encoding DUF982 domain-containing protein, translating to MEIQSWSKCVIIQLPELDGVQIVWTPGRAAKLLSENWPIDFGVAYSDALYKCTDAAMGTYPWEQARAAFIEAIAEAKVTRLR from the coding sequence GTGGAAATCCAGAGTTGGAGCAAATGCGTGATCATCCAGCTTCCGGAGCTCGACGGGGTGCAAATCGTATGGACCCCGGGTCGAGCGGCTAAGCTCCTGAGCGAGAACTGGCCCATAGACTTTGGCGTCGCGTACTCGGACGCGCTTTACAAATGCACCGACGCGGCGATGGGCACGTATCCGTGGGAGCAAGCTCGCGCCGCGTTCATTGAAGCGATCGCCGAGGCAAAGGTCACAAGGCTGCGCTGA
- a CDS encoding DUF982 domain-containing protein — MINIWDANVEVTFDNHFHVIRNAREAVAFLMKSWPETKSASYAAARKACLDAAEGTIPGAEARAAFEAAAKEAGILR; from the coding sequence ATGATAAACATCTGGGACGCGAACGTTGAAGTAACGTTTGATAATCATTTTCACGTCATCAGGAATGCCCGAGAGGCGGTCGCATTCCTTATGAAGTCCTGGCCAGAGACGAAGAGCGCGAGTTACGCAGCGGCCCGGAAAGCTTGCCTGGATGCTGCCGAGGGAACGATTCCTGGCGCGGAAGCCAGGGCCGCCTTTGAAGCTGCTGCGAAAGAAGCCGGCATTCTCCGATAA
- a CDS encoding PQQ-dependent sugar dehydrogenase — protein MKKLLITVLVVAALVVAAGGGLVALSRHEATVPIEQTYGPDPVLVEPKAEWLPSVNVAEATPWPNGQMPVAAQGLEVKEYAGDLEHPRWLHVLPNGDVLVAESNAPPKPDEGFSIRAFFMGLFQARAGAETKSANRISLLRDSDGDGVAETKTPFITGLYSPFGMSLLDSTLYVANADAIVAFPYQEGATQITGAPDKIVDLPSGRNHHWTKDVIASRDGTKLYATVGSNSNVAENGMDEEKGRAAVHEIDLASRQTRLFASGLRNPNGLSWQPDSGQLWVVVNERDEIGPDLVPDYMTSVQDGAFYGWPYSWYGQHVDDRVEPQNQELVAVAIKPDYALGPHTASLGLTFNTGDLFGPEMKSGAFVGQHGSWNRIPRSGYKVIFVPFAAGRPSGPPRDILTGFLSAEGKALGRPVGVAIARDGALLVADDVGNKVWRVAPHAN, from the coding sequence ATGAAAAAGCTGCTGATCACCGTTCTTGTTGTCGCTGCGCTTGTGGTTGCCGCGGGTGGGGGCTTAGTTGCGCTGTCCCGGCATGAAGCCACGGTGCCGATCGAGCAGACCTATGGACCGGATCCGGTTCTCGTTGAACCGAAAGCGGAGTGGTTGCCCTCCGTGAACGTCGCCGAGGCCACGCCCTGGCCCAATGGGCAAATGCCCGTCGCGGCGCAAGGGCTTGAAGTCAAGGAATACGCCGGCGATCTGGAGCATCCACGCTGGCTCCATGTGCTGCCCAATGGCGATGTTCTGGTGGCCGAAAGCAATGCGCCGCCGAAGCCCGACGAGGGCTTTTCGATCCGGGCCTTCTTCATGGGCCTCTTCCAGGCTAGAGCCGGTGCCGAGACGAAGAGCGCCAACCGCATATCGCTTCTGCGTGATTCAGATGGTGACGGCGTGGCGGAAACCAAGACACCGTTCATCACTGGGCTCTACTCCCCCTTTGGAATGTCATTGCTCGACAGCACACTCTATGTCGCCAATGCCGACGCCATCGTGGCCTTTCCCTATCAGGAAGGTGCAACGCAAATCACCGGGGCGCCTGACAAGATCGTCGACCTGCCTTCAGGTCGCAACCATCACTGGACAAAGGATGTCATCGCCAGCCGCGACGGAACAAAGCTCTATGCAACCGTGGGCTCCAATTCCAACGTAGCCGAGAATGGCATGGATGAGGAGAAAGGACGAGCCGCGGTCCACGAGATCGACCTCGCCAGCCGACAGACGCGGCTGTTCGCATCCGGTCTTCGCAACCCCAATGGGTTGTCCTGGCAGCCTGATTCAGGCCAGCTCTGGGTCGTCGTCAATGAGCGCGATGAGATCGGCCCTGACCTCGTGCCCGACTATATGACGTCCGTACAAGATGGTGCCTTCTACGGCTGGCCCTATAGCTGGTATGGCCAACATGTTGATGATCGCGTCGAACCCCAGAACCAGGAGCTTGTGGCCGTCGCTATCAAGCCTGACTACGCGCTCGGGCCTCACACGGCGTCACTCGGCCTGACTTTCAACACCGGCGATCTGTTCGGGCCGGAGATGAAAAGCGGTGCCTTTGTCGGTCAACACGGCTCATGGAACCGCATCCCGCGCAGCGGCTACAAGGTCATTTTCGTGCCTTTTGCCGCCGGCCGGCCGTCCGGCCCGCCGCGCGATATCCTCACGGGTTTCCTAAGCGCCGAAGGTAAGGCTTTGGGTCGGCCGGTGGGCGTTGCGATTGCTCGCGACGGCGCGTTGCTGGTCGCCGATGATGTCGGAAACAAGGTGTGGCGCGTAGCACCCCACGCCAATTGA
- a CDS encoding DUF6894 family protein has protein sequence MSPSRSCHATRRPGRDKLRAHVKPRIVACRALGFISAAASRTEWDLMRRYLFNIHTAGVVSRDEVGRKYSSDGAAVAYGQRVVDELTKDEEYYDAIIDVVTASGRLVARLISRNAPPMRPVSQPTRQVSLH, from the coding sequence ATGTCACCGTCACGCTCCTGTCACGCGACAAGGCGGCCAGGGCGCGATAAGTTGCGCGCTCATGTCAAGCCTCGAATTGTCGCCTGCCGCGCGCTCGGTTTCATCAGCGCAGCGGCGTCACGTACGGAGTGGGATCTCATGCGCCGCTATCTATTTAATATCCATACAGCAGGCGTCGTTAGCCGCGACGAAGTCGGTCGAAAGTATTCATCGGATGGGGCTGCCGTCGCTTACGGTCAACGGGTCGTAGATGAGCTGACCAAGGATGAGGAATATTACGACGCCATAATAGATGTGGTCACGGCATCTGGACGGTTGGTTGCGCGACTTATATCGCGCAACGCTCCGCCCATGCGTCCCGTGAGCCAGCCGACGCGCCAAGTTTCATTGCATTGA
- a CDS encoding GNAT family N-acetyltransferase: protein MLSTITIKAARDEDVPVLGKYGADLMALHHQWDPERFIPTGTGTEASYARWLGSQLEKSEVVVLAAEQDEMIVGYAYASVEGHDYMALRGPAGVIHDLFVEPEKRSQGIGRMLLEAAVAALKERGANLIVLSTAHRNEAAQRLFAAAGFRPTMVEMTLDVKA, encoded by the coding sequence ATGCTATCAACCATCACGATTAAAGCCGCCCGCGATGAAGATGTGCCTGTACTCGGAAAGTACGGGGCTGACCTGATGGCGCTTCATCATCAATGGGACCCCGAGCGCTTCATCCCGACGGGAACCGGCACGGAGGCATCTTATGCCAGATGGTTGGGAAGTCAGCTTGAAAAGTCCGAGGTCGTGGTCCTCGCCGCTGAGCAAGATGAAATGATCGTCGGTTACGCCTATGCATCTGTTGAGGGCCATGACTACATGGCGCTCCGAGGACCGGCGGGCGTCATTCACGATCTTTTCGTCGAGCCCGAAAAGCGCAGCCAAGGCATCGGCCGGATGCTGCTCGAGGCAGCTGTTGCAGCGCTTAAAGAGCGAGGAGCAAACCTTATCGTGCTTTCCACGGCGCACAGAAACGAAGCTGCTCAACGGCTCTTTGCCGCAGCGGGCTTTCGCCCGACGATGGTCGAGATGACACTCGACGTGAAAGCTTAA
- a CDS encoding c-type cytochrome encodes MHVRWKHLAVGLAILPIVVLFATWIGFFNVGASSGHWRITEWFLHFAMRSAVRTYALAVDAPERLPDNGIPPAAGHFARGCATCHGAPGEPRSPAALAMLPRPPDLSAVVEQWEDAELFRIVKHGVRFTGMPAWPTQARDDEIWSMVAFLRKLPAMDAATYRLLAYRERPQPPMHAFRFEDALAECTRCHGTGGMGFSPLTPVLAGQKEAYLLESLNAYLEGRRPSGMMQLPVQSVDPGHLSALASHFAALKRNAVVQPLKDDRVGQGEQIAQHGRPAQKVPACLGCHQNSQRNPSYPRLDGQPEAFLAAQLKLFREGSRSGTPFSHLMEKAAEYLSDADIENVSAYFSSLPPED; translated from the coding sequence ATGCATGTTCGATGGAAGCACCTGGCCGTCGGGCTCGCCATCCTGCCGATCGTCGTCCTTTTTGCCACCTGGATCGGCTTCTTCAACGTCGGTGCGTCTTCCGGCCATTGGAGAATAACCGAGTGGTTTTTGCATTTTGCCATGCGTTCGGCCGTTCGCACCTATGCGCTCGCCGTTGATGCCCCGGAGAGGCTACCTGATAACGGCATCCCACCGGCAGCCGGTCACTTTGCCCGTGGCTGTGCTACCTGCCACGGTGCGCCGGGCGAACCGCGGTCCCCAGCAGCACTTGCGATGTTGCCGCGACCGCCGGATCTTTCCGCTGTAGTCGAGCAATGGGAGGACGCAGAACTGTTTCGCATCGTGAAGCACGGGGTTCGCTTCACCGGCATGCCGGCGTGGCCGACCCAGGCGCGCGACGACGAAATCTGGAGCATGGTTGCGTTCCTGCGAAAGCTTCCGGCTATGGATGCGGCCACCTATCGTTTGCTCGCCTATCGCGAGAGGCCACAGCCACCCATGCATGCGTTCCGATTTGAAGATGCATTGGCAGAATGTACCCGCTGCCATGGGACCGGTGGGATGGGCTTTAGCCCGCTCACGCCTGTTCTTGCAGGACAGAAGGAGGCCTATCTGCTCGAAAGCCTCAACGCCTATCTCGAGGGACGTAGACCAAGCGGCATGATGCAACTTCCCGTGCAGTCGGTGGATCCGGGGCATCTTAGCGCTCTTGCCAGCCATTTCGCAGCTTTGAAGCGCAATGCGGTGGTGCAACCACTAAAAGACGATCGGGTGGGGCAGGGCGAGCAGATTGCGCAGCACGGCCGTCCCGCCCAAAAAGTTCCGGCATGCTTGGGCTGCCACCAAAATTCGCAACGTAACCCGTCCTACCCAAGGCTTGACGGTCAGCCCGAGGCATTTCTCGCGGCACAACTGAAGCTCTTTCGCGAAGGCTCGCGATCGGGAACTCCGTTCAGCCATTTGATGGAGAAAGCGGCAGAATACCTGTCTGACGCAGATATCGAGAATGTTTCGGCATATTTTTCGAGTTTGCCTCCTGAGGATTGA
- the ligD gene encoding non-homologous end-joining DNA ligase: MARTLRKKPTSTPLPEPMPRRVEPCVATLVDQPPKGPEWTFEVKWDGYRLAIHVEPGEVRAITRGGYDWAKKFGSVVADARELGHATMIIDGEAVVLDDRGRSDFGLVQRVVGRRPSLRDAGEIIFFAFDLLYLDGQDLRMMPLSERRQLLEPIVAGRAGAIRFSEEVQADGAEFFRAACELGLEGIIAKRRDAPYRSGRRPEWLKVKCAWRDWFVIIGYEPSTMPGAIGRLLLAARKGDELVYVGGCGTGWSNNESVQLRELLDAIPAKRPPVALKRRGAIFSEPLLVAEVEYRAWTQDAKLRHPSFKSVGERAEKVEVYHLD, from the coding sequence ATGGCTAGAACCCTTAGAAAGAAACCAACCTCCACGCCGCTGCCCGAACCGATGCCGCGGCGCGTCGAGCCATGCGTCGCTACCCTCGTCGATCAGCCGCCGAAAGGTCCGGAGTGGACCTTTGAGGTGAAGTGGGACGGGTATCGGCTGGCGATCCATGTCGAGCCAGGCGAGGTGAGGGCGATCACTCGCGGCGGATATGACTGGGCTAAGAAGTTCGGTTCCGTCGTCGCCGATGCGCGCGAGCTCGGCCATGCGACCATGATCATAGACGGCGAGGCGGTTGTTCTCGACGACCGGGGACGCTCGGATTTCGGGTTGGTGCAACGCGTGGTCGGGAGAAGGCCGAGCCTGCGCGATGCCGGAGAGATCATCTTCTTTGCCTTCGATCTTCTCTATCTAGACGGCCAGGACCTTCGGATGATGCCCCTGAGCGAGCGCCGGCAACTGCTCGAGCCGATCGTCGCCGGTAGGGCTGGCGCGATACGTTTCTCCGAGGAAGTCCAGGCTGACGGCGCCGAGTTCTTCCGCGCAGCTTGCGAACTCGGCCTTGAGGGCATCATCGCGAAGCGGCGGGACGCGCCCTATCGATCCGGGCGCCGGCCGGAATGGCTTAAGGTTAAATGTGCTTGGCGCGATTGGTTCGTGATCATAGGATATGAGCCCTCGACGATGCCGGGCGCGATCGGCCGCCTGCTTCTGGCGGCGAGGAAGGGGGACGAGCTCGTCTACGTCGGCGGGTGCGGAACGGGATGGAGCAACAACGAGTCGGTGCAGCTTCGCGAACTGCTCGACGCGATCCCGGCTAAGCGGCCACCGGTGGCACTCAAGCGCAGGGGCGCGATCTTCTCCGAACCGCTGCTAGTCGCCGAGGTCGAGTATCGGG
- a CDS encoding PAS domain-containing protein produces the protein MDGRGLGGAIKEGGERTIIVELTDADATDSGIFTWDIVRDLVYGDSALAALFGLAASETSQGLPLRLYLDRVHPEDRPGLAKTITEKIVSGRAQQSFYRVRTRAGWYVSVVAFGRCFQDRDGTPVLYSGIVVLESATSTNDNRRH, from the coding sequence ATTGATGGCAGGGGGTTAGGCGGAGCAATAAAGGAGGGCGGAGAGCGCACGATTATTGTCGAACTCACAGATGCGGATGCGACGGACTCCGGTATCTTCACCTGGGATATCGTTCGCGACCTTGTCTATGGAGATTCGGCCCTGGCTGCGCTCTTCGGTCTCGCCGCGAGCGAGACGAGCCAGGGACTGCCGCTGAGACTTTATCTCGACCGGGTCCATCCGGAGGATCGACCAGGGTTGGCAAAGACAATTACGGAAAAGATCGTGAGCGGACGAGCCCAGCAGTCGTTCTACCGCGTCAGGACGCGGGCTGGCTGGTATGTCTCGGTCGTTGCTTTTGGTCGGTGTTTCCAGGATCGCGATGGAACACCGGTCCTCTATTCCGGCATCGTTGTCCTGGAAAGCGCAACATCGACCAACGACAACCGGCGGCATTAG
- a CDS encoding acyl carrier protein, producing the protein MATTRAGISARVKMIFIEILGVKAADLADSAAIVDDLGTDPLKISQLSMLIEEEFGIFIAEESMEQLVTVGDVIDFVWGSKRLYGQ; encoded by the coding sequence ATGGCTACCACACGAGCCGGTATCTCCGCCCGCGTCAAGATGATTTTCATCGAAATACTCGGCGTCAAAGCCGCGGACCTTGCCGACTCCGCTGCAATCGTGGACGATCTTGGAACTGACCCGCTGAAAATATCCCAGTTATCGATGTTGATCGAAGAGGAGTTTGGGATATTCATCGCCGAGGAGTCAATGGAGCAACTCGTGACAGTTGGGGATGTTATCGATTTCGTTTGGGGATCCAAACGCTTGTATGGCCAATAA
- the ctaD gene encoding cytochrome c oxidase subunit I, producing MTEPGARASEEERAAQSERLRKVWENPHGWRYWTSVNNTQVGLWYASTAFIFLLFAGALALIMRAQLAMPDNDLVSADFYNQLFTLHGTVMMFLFAVPIFEAVAIFLLPPMIGARELPFPRLGAFGFWSFFLGGIFVCGSIFFDAAPSSGWFMYPPLATDEKLSGIGADIWLLGLSFIEVASIAAAVELIVGIMKCRAPGMRINLMPLFAWYLLIVAGMILFAFPPLIAGDILFEMQRMFDWPFFDPARGGDPLLWQHLFWIFGHPEVYIIFLPAIALMAMIVPTFSGRPIVGYSWIVLAAVGTGFLSFGLWVHHMFATGLPQISLAFFSAASEAVAIPTAVQVFVFIATMLAGRVILSTPMLFGVGGIAIFVIGGLTGVMVAIAPFDWQAHDTYFVVAHLHYVLIGGMLFPVVAGIYYYYPLIDAKRLSNTLGRIAFWLMFVGFNVTFFPMHLTGLFGMPRRVFTYPGDLGWNLLNLVSSVGAIVFAFGVLIVVWDVLRPKHREPRAEQNPWNAGTLEWVSEPEENWGVRSVPFVSSRYPLWDQPTLAREISEGRWYLPDAKEGRREGLVTSVLDARPEQVLRVGGTSKVTILSAFSLGAVFIALTFKWWVAGAVAAFTCFCAILYWLWTGTGEIPEKPHKDVGVGLALPLYASGPSSVGWWAMFITMVGDSTAFASLIFGYFFYWTIHEDFTAGSAGPGMMWPLVSAALFVFAWLATLAARHFNALARTAFARAALIVALALTVVASAAGIAGPWLHAMNPTAHVYPAIVWVLVCWTVVHACVGAVMLAYCLARSLAGRLTKTHDMDLRNVALYWHFLAITALITFFVIGLFPEAL from the coding sequence ATGACCGAGCCGGGCGCCCGCGCGAGTGAAGAGGAGCGCGCAGCGCAGAGCGAGCGGCTGCGCAAAGTCTGGGAGAATCCGCACGGCTGGCGCTACTGGACGAGCGTCAACAACACGCAGGTCGGGCTGTGGTATGCGTCCACCGCCTTCATCTTTCTGCTCTTTGCCGGCGCGCTGGCATTGATTATGCGGGCGCAATTGGCCATGCCCGACAATGATCTGGTTTCTGCGGACTTCTACAATCAGCTATTCACGCTGCACGGGACCGTCATGATGTTCCTGTTTGCCGTGCCAATCTTCGAGGCAGTGGCGATTTTTCTGTTGCCGCCGATGATCGGGGCTCGAGAGTTGCCGTTTCCGCGACTGGGCGCGTTCGGGTTCTGGAGCTTTTTTCTCGGTGGCATCTTTGTGTGCGGCTCGATTTTCTTTGATGCAGCGCCTTCCTCCGGTTGGTTTATGTATCCGCCGTTGGCAACCGACGAAAAACTTTCCGGCATTGGCGCCGACATCTGGCTGCTAGGCCTCTCTTTCATCGAGGTGGCTTCGATTGCAGCGGCGGTGGAGCTCATCGTCGGGATCATGAAATGTCGCGCACCCGGCATGCGCATCAATCTGATGCCGCTCTTCGCCTGGTATCTGCTGATTGTCGCCGGCATGATCCTCTTTGCATTTCCGCCGCTGATTGCCGGCGATATCCTCTTTGAAATGCAGCGCATGTTCGACTGGCCCTTCTTCGATCCGGCACGCGGCGGCGATCCGCTGCTGTGGCAGCACCTTTTCTGGATCTTCGGCCATCCGGAGGTCTACATCATCTTCCTGCCGGCGATTGCCTTGATGGCGATGATCGTTCCGACCTTTTCGGGGCGTCCGATCGTGGGTTACTCCTGGATCGTGCTTGCCGCGGTCGGCACCGGCTTCCTGTCATTCGGCTTGTGGGTACACCACATGTTCGCGACAGGACTGCCCCAGATATCGCTTGCCTTCTTTTCGGCCGCTTCCGAGGCAGTGGCGATCCCAACGGCGGTTCAAGTCTTCGTCTTCATTGCCACCATGCTTGCGGGCCGCGTCATCCTTTCTACTCCAATGCTGTTCGGGGTAGGCGGCATCGCCATTTTCGTCATCGGCGGGCTAACCGGCGTCATGGTGGCAATTGCGCCCTTCGACTGGCAAGCGCACGACACTTACTTCGTGGTTGCCCACCTCCACTATGTCCTGATTGGAGGGATGCTGTTCCCGGTCGTTGCGGGGATCTACTACTATTACCCCCTTATCGATGCAAAACGCCTGTCCAATACGCTCGGACGCATTGCCTTCTGGCTGATGTTTGTCGGTTTCAACGTCACCTTCTTTCCAATGCATCTGACCGGCCTTTTCGGCATGCCGCGTCGGGTTTTTACCTATCCGGGCGACCTTGGGTGGAACCTCTTGAACCTTGTGTCGTCTGTCGGCGCCATCGTGTTTGCCTTCGGCGTTTTGATCGTGGTGTGGGATGTCCTGCGCCCTAAGCACCGGGAGCCTCGCGCCGAACAAAACCCGTGGAATGCCGGAACGCTTGAATGGGTCAGCGAGCCTGAGGAAAACTGGGGTGTGCGCTCCGTTCCCTTCGTTTCGAGCCGCTATCCACTTTGGGATCAACCGACGCTTGCCCGCGAGATCAGCGAGGGGCGATGGTATCTTCCCGACGCCAAGGAAGGGCGTCGCGAAGGCCTGGTCACCTCCGTGCTCGATGCACGGCCGGAACAGGTCTTGCGCGTTGGCGGCACCTCAAAGGTCACCATCCTCTCGGCCTTCTCGCTCGGTGCCGTGTTCATCGCCTTGACGTTTAAGTGGTGGGTCGCAGGGGCCGTCGCCGCCTTCACCTGTTTCTGCGCGATCCTCTATTGGCTTTGGACGGGGACCGGGGAAATTCCCGAGAAGCCGCACAAGGACGTCGGCGTTGGGCTCGCCTTGCCGCTTTACGCATCCGGTCCGTCTTCAGTCGGCTGGTGGGCCATGTTCATCACGATGGTGGGCGACAGCACCGCCTTTGCGAGCCTGATCTTCGGCTATTTTTTCTATTGGACGATACACGAAGACTTCACGGCGGGATCAGCTGGTCCCGGGATGATGTGGCCACTGGTTTCGGCAGCGCTCTTTGTCTTTGCGTGGCTCGCCACCTTGGCTGCAAGACATTTCAACGCCCTCGCGCGTACGGCGTTCGCGCGTGCCGCTTTGATCGTGGCGCTCGCCCTGACGGTCGTCGCATCCGCGGCTGGCATCGCGGGGCCCTGGTTGCACGCCATGAACCCGACCGCACATGTTTACCCGGCCATCGTCTGGGTGCTGGTTTGCTGGACAGTCGTTCATGCTTGTGTCGGCGCTGTCATGCTAGCCTATTGTCTTGCGCGAAGCCTTGCCGGGCGCCTTACGAAAACCCACGACATGGACCTGCGCAACGTGGCCCTCTACTGGCATTTCCTGGCAATTACGGCGCTCATCACCTTCTTCGTGATCGGTCTTTTCCCGGAGGCACTTTAA
- a CDS encoding DUF3606 domain-containing protein, whose translation MADDKKNVGRDRGRVAAGQAYELNYFKRKHGLTDDRARKIIKEAGNSREKANALAEKRKKG comes from the coding sequence ATGGCAGACGACAAGAAGAACGTTGGTCGCGATCGCGGACGAGTTGCCGCCGGACAGGCTTACGAACTCAATTACTTCAAGCGGAAGCACGGCCTCACCGATGACCGGGCCCGCAAGATCATCAAAGAAGCAGGAAACTCGCGAGAGAAGGCGAACGCATTAGCCGAGAAACGAAAGAAGGGCTAA